From a single Miscanthus floridulus cultivar M001 chromosome 8, ASM1932011v1, whole genome shotgun sequence genomic region:
- the LOC136476359 gene encoding uncharacterized protein isoform X5, with protein METKGIETDLEDRKLQWKGFEALSFLRALKIAVGFRKIYRKLFFSSVQEFLWSIRFDCTCHNECARLYFEIWKRVTKQEMDFYRALRQIHEQNICPLFSVLMEPELKYEENPKNHSPKPGSIKNTYDTFLAEIPADATEHLAQQLIKDAVKKIVPKQKAYYDYIKKKLEVAEKIQLIPCESC; from the exons ATGGAAACTAAG GGGATTGAGACTGACCTGGAAGACAGGAAGCTCCAG TGGAAAGGATTTGAGGCTCTGTCTTTTCTTCGAGCACTGAAGATTGCTGTAGGCTTTCGCAAGATTTATAGGAAACTGTTTTTCTCCTCAGTCCAG GAGTTTCTGTGGAGCATTCGGTTTGATTGTACTTGCCATAATGAGTGTGCTCGACTCTATTTTGAGATTTGGAAACGGGTTACTAAGCAAGAG ATGGATTTCTATCGTGCTTTGAGGCAAATACACGAACAAAATATTTGTCCCTTGTTCAGTGTGCTAATGGAACCTGAGCTTAAATATGAAGAAAATCCTAAGAACCACAGTCCAAAGCCTGGTTCCATTAAAAATACT TATGATACCTTCCTGGCTGAAATTCCTGCCGAT GCCACAGAACATCTAGCTCAGCAGTTGATCAAGGATGCTGTCAAAAAAATT GTTCCGAAACAAAAGGCCTATTATGATTATATAAAAAAGAAGTTGGAAGTTGCAGAAAAAATCCAGTTGATTCCCTGTGAAA GCTGCTAG
- the LOC136476359 gene encoding uncharacterized protein isoform X4, which translates to METKGIETDLEDRKLQWKGFEALSFLRALKIAVGFRKIYRKLFFSSVQEFLWSIRFDCTCHNECARLYFEIWKRVTKQEMDFYRALRQIHEQNICPLFSVLMEPELKYEENPKNHSPKPGSIKNTYDTFLAEIPADATEHLAQQLIKDAVKKIVPKQKAYYDYIKKKLEVAEKIQLIPCESCTA; encoded by the exons ATGGAAACTAAG GGGATTGAGACTGACCTGGAAGACAGGAAGCTCCAG TGGAAAGGATTTGAGGCTCTGTCTTTTCTTCGAGCACTGAAGATTGCTGTAGGCTTTCGCAAGATTTATAGGAAACTGTTTTTCTCCTCAGTCCAG GAGTTTCTGTGGAGCATTCGGTTTGATTGTACTTGCCATAATGAGTGTGCTCGACTCTATTTTGAGATTTGGAAACGGGTTACTAAGCAAGAG ATGGATTTCTATCGTGCTTTGAGGCAAATACACGAACAAAATATTTGTCCCTTGTTCAGTGTGCTAATGGAACCTGAGCTTAAATATGAAGAAAATCCTAAGAACCACAGTCCAAAGCCTGGTTCCATTAAAAATACT TATGATACCTTCCTGGCTGAAATTCCTGCCGAT GCCACAGAACATCTAGCTCAGCAGTTGATCAAGGATGCTGTCAAAAAAATT GTTCCGAAACAAAAGGCCTATTATGATTATATAAAAAAGAAGTTGGAAGTTGCAGAAAAAATCCAGTTGATTCCCTGTGAAA GCTGCACGGCTTGA
- the LOC136476359 gene encoding uncharacterized protein isoform X3, translated as METKGIETDLEDRKLQWKGFEALSFLRALKIAVGFRKIYRKLFFSSVQMDFYRALRQIHEQNICPLFSVLMEPELKYEENPKNHSPKPGSIKNTYDTFLAEIPADATEHLAQQLIKDAVKKIVPKQKAYYDYIKKKLEVAEKIQLIPCEILMSREGKVVEGIQHRLHLELATRRGPVPCLCAVPWRHRTNEAGQEEEIGVLLA; from the exons ATGGAAACTAAG GGGATTGAGACTGACCTGGAAGACAGGAAGCTCCAG TGGAAAGGATTTGAGGCTCTGTCTTTTCTTCGAGCACTGAAGATTGCTGTAGGCTTTCGCAAGATTTATAGGAAACTGTTTTTCTCCTCAGTCCAG ATGGATTTCTATCGTGCTTTGAGGCAAATACACGAACAAAATATTTGTCCCTTGTTCAGTGTGCTAATGGAACCTGAGCTTAAATATGAAGAAAATCCTAAGAACCACAGTCCAAAGCCTGGTTCCATTAAAAATACT TATGATACCTTCCTGGCTGAAATTCCTGCCGAT GCCACAGAACATCTAGCTCAGCAGTTGATCAAGGATGCTGTCAAAAAAATT GTTCCGAAACAAAAGGCCTATTATGATTATATAAAAAAGAAGTTGGAAGTTGCAGAAAAAATCCAGTTGATTCCCTGTGAAA TCTTGATGTCACGGGAAGGGAAAGTGGTGGAAGGGATTCAGCATAGGTTGCATTTGGAGCTAGCAACAAGACGTGGTCCTGTACCTTGCCTGTGCGCGGTGCCATGGCGTCACCGCACCAATGAGGCAGGACAGGAAGAGGAGATAGGCGTACTTCTTGCTTGA
- the LOC136476359 gene encoding uncharacterized protein isoform X1 produces the protein METKGIETDLEDRKLQWKGFEALSFLRALKIAVGFRKIYRKLFFSSVQEFLWSIRFDCTCHNECARLYFEIWKRVTKQEMDFYRALRQIHEQNICPLFSVLMEPELKYEENPKNHSPKPGSIKNTYDTFLAEIPADATEHLAQQLIKDAVKKIVPKQKAYYDYIKKKLEVAEKIQLIPCEILMSREGKVVEGIQHRLHLELATRRGPVPCLCAVPWRHRTNEAGQEEEIGVLLA, from the exons ATGGAAACTAAG GGGATTGAGACTGACCTGGAAGACAGGAAGCTCCAG TGGAAAGGATTTGAGGCTCTGTCTTTTCTTCGAGCACTGAAGATTGCTGTAGGCTTTCGCAAGATTTATAGGAAACTGTTTTTCTCCTCAGTCCAG GAGTTTCTGTGGAGCATTCGGTTTGATTGTACTTGCCATAATGAGTGTGCTCGACTCTATTTTGAGATTTGGAAACGGGTTACTAAGCAAGAG ATGGATTTCTATCGTGCTTTGAGGCAAATACACGAACAAAATATTTGTCCCTTGTTCAGTGTGCTAATGGAACCTGAGCTTAAATATGAAGAAAATCCTAAGAACCACAGTCCAAAGCCTGGTTCCATTAAAAATACT TATGATACCTTCCTGGCTGAAATTCCTGCCGAT GCCACAGAACATCTAGCTCAGCAGTTGATCAAGGATGCTGTCAAAAAAATT GTTCCGAAACAAAAGGCCTATTATGATTATATAAAAAAGAAGTTGGAAGTTGCAGAAAAAATCCAGTTGATTCCCTGTGAAA TCTTGATGTCACGGGAAGGGAAAGTGGTGGAAGGGATTCAGCATAGGTTGCATTTGGAGCTAGCAACAAGACGTGGTCCTGTACCTTGCCTGTGCGCGGTGCCATGGCGTCACCGCACCAATGAGGCAGGACAGGAAGAGGAGATAGGCGTACTTCTTGCTTGA
- the LOC136476359 gene encoding uncharacterized protein isoform X2 has product METKGIETDLEDRKLQWKGFEALSFLRALKIAVGFRKIYRKLFFSSVQEFLWSIRFDCTCHNECARLYFEIWKRVTKQEMDFYRALRQIHEQNICPLFSVLMEPELKYEENPKNHSPKPGSIKNTYDTFLAEIPADATEHLAQQLIKDAVKKIVPKQKAYYDYIKKKLEVAEKIQLIPCESQSTTDRYLGLEPPTQVKHKSTSS; this is encoded by the exons ATGGAAACTAAG GGGATTGAGACTGACCTGGAAGACAGGAAGCTCCAG TGGAAAGGATTTGAGGCTCTGTCTTTTCTTCGAGCACTGAAGATTGCTGTAGGCTTTCGCAAGATTTATAGGAAACTGTTTTTCTCCTCAGTCCAG GAGTTTCTGTGGAGCATTCGGTTTGATTGTACTTGCCATAATGAGTGTGCTCGACTCTATTTTGAGATTTGGAAACGGGTTACTAAGCAAGAG ATGGATTTCTATCGTGCTTTGAGGCAAATACACGAACAAAATATTTGTCCCTTGTTCAGTGTGCTAATGGAACCTGAGCTTAAATATGAAGAAAATCCTAAGAACCACAGTCCAAAGCCTGGTTCCATTAAAAATACT TATGATACCTTCCTGGCTGAAATTCCTGCCGAT GCCACAGAACATCTAGCTCAGCAGTTGATCAAGGATGCTGTCAAAAAAATT GTTCCGAAACAAAAGGCCTATTATGATTATATAAAAAAGAAGTTGGAAGTTGCAGAAAAAATCCAGTTGATTCCCTGTGAAA GCCAATCAACAACTGATAGATACCTAGGTTTGGAACCGCCGACCCAAGTCAAACACAAGTCAACGAGTTCATAG
- the LOC136471967 gene encoding putative F-box/FBD/LRR-repeat protein At5g22610 produces the protein MRRRSPPRRRRAGEEEDAHPSPDRLSALPDALLRRVMSSHKAWEVVRTCVLSRRWRHLWASAPCVDLRLRPGCPDGDTTPEEFARFARSLFRRRDASAPVDTLRLRSSDVDGAFDEDDAKSWIRTAVKRRARVIHLIGHRDGLAALEHAAFVSRHLRILKLSYARLDDNLLTQLSSRCPSLEEMDLKDCLISGSEISSSSLKTLAMVKCNMFWGLTITAPNLVLLRCVKPIGQAPSFNNLGSIVAGTIILDDYCFSDDFEDFSKDGLDETTDDDSDDGNKWRPKTGAGYGFGLPQKRHRPSGYKDAIDYGSDIESDDNQANTYEYSEIASDFDGSGYNDVGHSSTKDGNLWAHGENSGCSDSKISGGHNIIHSLSNATSLELLADAGEVILTRELKSCPSFSNLKTLCLGEWSMAADFDRLLLFLQCSPNLEKLFLELKLSFNVRKAMELGVKPNGRSFACKHLRMVKIKCSKDDVRVHKLARLFKANGVSVEKIFVRRTGSTYLRGKKTMKDLARHELEFWGDKFWGDG, from the exons ATGCGCCGGCGGTCGCCACCGCGACGGCGCCGTGCGGGCGAGGAGGAAGATGCGCATCCATCGCCCGACCGCCTCAGCGCGCTCCCCGACGCGCTCCTGCGCCGCGTGATGTCGTCGCACAAGGCGTGGGAGGTGGTGCGCACCTGCGTGCTCTCGCGGCGGTGGCGCCACCTCTGGGCGTCCGCGCCCTGCGTCGACCTCCGCCTCCGCCCTGGCTGCCCCGACGGAGACACCACGCCGGAGGAGTTCGCCCGCTTCGCGCGCAGCCTCTTCCGCCGCCGGGACGCGTCGGCGCCCGTGGACACGCTCCGCCTGCGGTCCAGCGACGTCGACGGCGCATTCGACGAGGACGACGCCAAGTCCTGGATCCGTACCGCGGTCAAGCGCAGGGCTCGAGTCATTCATCTGATCGGGCATCGCGACGGCCTCGCGGCGCTGGAGCACGCGGCCTTCGTCTCCCGCCACCTCAGGATCTTGAAGCTGTCCTACGCCCGGCTCGATGACAACCTCCTCACGCAGCTTTCTTCTCGGTGCCCGTCTTTGGAGGAAATGGATCTCAAGGATTGCCTGATTTCGGGCAGTGAGATTTCGTCCTCCTCTCTGAAGACCTTGGCGATGGTCAAATGCAACATGTTTTGGGGCCTCACTATCACTGCTCCGAACTTGGTGCTGCTGCGCTGCGTTAAGCCAATCGGCCAAGCTCCATCTTTTAACAACTTGGGGTCGATTGTTGCAGGCACCATCATACTTGATGACTATTGTTTCAGTGATGATTTTGAGGACTTCAGCAAGGACGGACTTGATGAAACCACtgatgatgacagtgatgatggTAACAAATGGAGGCCCAAGACTGGAGCTGGATATGGATTTGGTTTACCTCAGAAAAGACATAGGCCTAGTGGATACAAGGATGCTATTGATTATGGTAGCGATATCGAAAGTGAtgataatca ggcgaataCCTACGAATATAGTGAGATTGCAAGTGACTTTGATGGATCTGGTTATAATGATGTTGGACATAGTTCAACGAAAGATGGTAACCTTTGGGCGCATGGTGAAAATTCTGGATGCAGTGACAGTAAAATTTCAGGTGGCCATAATATTATTCACAGCCTTTCAAACGCTACAAGTTTGGAGCTGTTAGCAGATGCTGGAGAG GTGATTCTGACCAGAGAACTGAAGAGCTGCCCAAGTTTTAGCAACCTGAAGACCTTGTGCCTTGGCGAGTGGTCTATGGCTGCTGACTTTGATCGATTACTCCTCTTTCTGCAGTGTTCACCTAATTTGGAgaagctttttcttgaacttaAACTG AGCTTCAATGTGAGGAAGGCAATGGAACTCGGTGTCAAACCAAATGGAAGATCATTTGCCTGCAAACACCTTCGAATGGTGAAGATCAAATGCTCTAAGGATGACGTACGAGTCCATAAGCTGGCACGGTTGTTCAAGGCTAATGGTGTATCAGTTGAGAAGATTTTTGTCCGTCGTACTGGTAGCACAT ATCTCCGTGGCAAGAAGACGATGAAGGATCTTGCCAGGCATGAACTAGAGTTCTGGGGAGACAAGTTTTGGGGGGACGGCTAA